In Arvicola amphibius chromosome 1, mArvAmp1.2, whole genome shotgun sequence, one DNA window encodes the following:
- the LOC119819288 gene encoding LOW QUALITY PROTEIN: olfactory receptor 51G2-like (The sequence of the model RefSeq protein was modified relative to this genomic sequence to represent the inferred CDS: inserted 1 base in 1 codon; deleted 1 base in 1 codon), whose amino-acid sequence MAHSNHISTSFFLTGLPXLEAVYVWLSIPLCFVYIASLSGNGLILWVVKSEPSLHQPMYYFLSMLAVMDLGLSASTLPTMVTIYMMGVREVTLDMCFAQLFFIHTFSIMESSVLLTMAFDRVVAISSPLRYGTILTNPRIASLGLVIVVRSIGLHIPAPIMLKKLPYCQKRQLSHSYCLHPDVMKLACADTHINSVYGLFVVLSTLGVDSVLIVLSYGLILHTVLSIASKTERLKALNTCVSHICSVLLFYTPMIGLSMIHRFGKWASPCSRVLLSYLHFLIPPVLNPVVYTIKTKQIRLRILRIFRSGEDTQGHQIYSHGYKNMKYSLVHAVMCAMSCYEVMCAVASLQLGSSLVIITSLQLGSTLVITASQARLHTGEYYPSLQLGSPLVITASLQLLGSHTGDYCLTAAGLHTGDYCLTQAGLHTGDYYLWALTIISHDDP is encoded by the exons ATGGCCCACTCCAACCATATCAGCACCTCCTTCTTTCTGACTGGCCTCC GCCTTGAGGCTGTGTATGTCTGGCTCTCCATTCCCCTGTGCTTCGTGTACATTGCCTCTCTTTCAGGGAATGGCTTGATCCTGTGGGTTGTAAAGTCAGAGCCCTCCCTGCACCAGCCTATGTACTACTTTCTATCCATGCTAGCAGTGATGGACCTGGGCCTGTCTGCTTCCACACTGCCCACCATGGTCACAATCTACATGATGGGTGTCAGGGAGGTTACGTTAGACATGTGCtttgcccagctt tttttcatTCATACTTTCTCCATCATGGAGTCCTCTGTGTTGCTGACCATGGCCTTTGATCGTGTTGTGGCCATCAGCAGTCCTCTGCGCTATGGCACCATCCTCACCAACCCTCGGATTGCCAGCTTGGGCCTGGTCATTGTTGTTCGCAGCATTGGTCTCCATATTCCTGCCCCCATCATGCTGAAAAAGCTGCCTTACTGCCAGAAGCGCCAGCTTTCCCACTCTTACTGCCTGCATCCAGATGTTATGAAGCTGGCTTGTGCCGACACCCACATCAACAGTGTCTATGGCCTGTTCGTGGTTCTCTCCACCCTGGGTGTGGACTCTGTGCTCATTGTTCTCTCCTATGGGCTGATCCTCCACACAGTGTTGTCAATTGCCTCCAAGACTGAGCGCCTCAAAGCCCTCAACACCTGTGTCTCCCACatctgttctgtcctgctcttCTACACACCTATGATTGGCCTGTCCATGATCCACCGATTTGGCAAGTGGGCTTCCCCATGCAGTCGTGTGTTGCTCTCTTATCTCCATTTTCTCATTCCTCCAGTGCTCAATCCGGTAGTTTATACCATAAAGACTAAGCAGATCCGACTGCGGATTCTGCGCATCTTCCGGTCTGGTGAAGATACCCAGGGTCACCAAATCTACTCCCATGGGTATAAAAACATGAAGTACA GTCTTGTGCATGCAGTCATGTGTGCTATGAGCTGCTATGAGGTCATGTGTGCAGTGGCCTCACTGCAGCTAGGCTCCTCATTGGTGATTATTACCTCACTGCAGCTAGGCTCCACACTGGTGATTACTGCCTCACAAGCTAGGCTCCACACTGGTGAATATTACCCCTCACTGCAGCTGGGCTCCCCACTGGTGATTACTGCCTCACTGCAGCTGCTGGGCTCCCACACTGGTGATTACTGCCTCACTGCAGCTGGGCTCCACACTGGTGATTACTGCCTCACGCAGGCTGGGCTCCACACTGGTGATTACTACCTCTGGGCCCTTACAATCATCTCCCATGATGATCCATGA
- the LOC119803491 gene encoding olfactory receptor 52K1-like, which translates to MVNNTTHHYISFFYLVGIPGLENFHCFISIPVCFLFVLTLLGNTIILATVKLEPSLHQPMYFFLCMLAMTDMLLTCSTALKMLDIFWFDEHWIEFDVCLTQMYFIHTLCIFESAILVAMAFDRFVAICIPLHYSTILTSSLVIKLGLVGLGRALFMVLPCPLLIKRLPYYTNYIIRHAYCEHMAVVKLASANTLINRAYGISVALSVIALDLWLITTSYVKILQAVFRLSSKNARSKALGTCAAHVCTILAFYTPGLFSFLTHRIGKNVSPSVHIILSSLYLLVPPTVNPLVYGIKTKQIRDRVLSLFSHVKIIEY; encoded by the coding sequence ATGGTAAACAATACCACACATCactacatttcatttttctacttgGTTGGTATTCCTGGCTTGGAAAATTTTCATTGCTTCATCAGcattcctgtctgcttcctgtttgtcctGACCTTGCTGGGGAACACCATAATCCTTGCTACTGTCAAGCTAGAACCAAGCCTCCACCAGCctatgtatttcttcctttgcatGCTGGCAATGACTGATATGCTTCTTACGTGCTCCACAGCCCTGAAAATGCTCGATATTTTCTGGTTTGATGAACACTGGATTGAGTTTGATGTCTGTCTAACACAAATGTATTTTATCCACACACTTTGCATTTTTGAATCAGCCATCCTGGTGGCCATGGCTTTTGATCGCTTTGTGGCCATTTGTATCCCACTGCATTATTCGACCATCCTTACATCTTCTCTGGTTATTAAACTGGGCTTAGTTGGGCTGGGTCGAGCTCTGTTCATGGTTTTGCCATGtcctcttctaattaagaggctGCCCTACTACACAAACTATATTATTCGTCATGCCTACTGTGAGCACATGGCTGTGGTGAAGTTAGCCAGTGCTAACACTCTCATTAACAGAGCATATGGAATTTCAGTGGCCCTTTCGGTGATAGCATTGGATCTATGGCTCATAACTACATCCTATGTAAAAATTCTCCAGGCAGTGTTCCGGCTTTCTTCCAAGAATGCCCGCTCTAAAGCCCTGGGCACCTGTGCTGCCCATGTCTGCACCATTCTTGCCTTCTATACACCTGGACTGTTTAGTTTCTTAACTCATCGCATTGGCAAGAATGTATCTCCAAGTGTCCACATCATCTTGTCAAGCCTGTACCTTCTAGTGCCCCCCACAGTCAATCCCTTGGTGTATGGTATCAAGACAAAACAGATTCGGGACCGAGTGCTTAGCCTCTTCTCACACGTGAAAATTATTGAgtactaa
- the LOC119819357 gene encoding olfactory receptor 51G2-like, producing MLPANSTNSVFFTFLVTGIPGLETLYIWISIPFCAMFLITMVGNMTIIIAIWWEQTLHVPMYLFLAMLVTSDLGLSLFTFPTMLRIFLLAAREMTPSACFTQMFFIHTFQDLESAVILAMAFDRYVAISHSLHYHSILTNTVIARIGLAIVVRTLTVQLPLPILLRRLRFCCSNVLSHSYCLHPDIIKLSCSDTRVNSIFGLFVMISTMGLDFLLILLSYVLILRTVLRMASHSGRLKALNTCISHLCAVVLFFTPMICLSMLHRFGPRLPSHVYVTLANMHFLIPPVMNPIVYVVKTKQIRDKIKKLFIIKKQQKSSCHIYNINYENLCNVKHACLRQVSAHFIVISLEFLWVS from the coding sequence ATGCTTCCTGCCAACAGCACCAACTCTGTCTTCTTCACCTTCCTGGTTACTGGCATCCCAGGACTGGAGACTCTGTACATCTGGATATCCATACCATTCTGTGCCATGTTTCTCATTACTATGGTGGGCAACATGACCATCATAATTGCTATCTGGTGGGAGCAGACTCTCCATGTTCCTATGTATCTTTTCTTGGCCATGTTAGTTACTTCGgatctgggtctctctctctttaccttcCCCACTATGTTAAGGATCTTCTTGCTTGCTGCTAGAGAGATGACCCCCTCTGCTTGTTTCACCCAAATGTTCTTTATTCACACTTTCCAAGACCTTGAATCAGCTGTCATTCTGGCCATGGCCTTTGACAGGTATGTGGCCATTTCACACTCACTTCACTATCACTCCATTCTCACAAACACTGTGATTGCCAGAATAGGATTGGCTATTGTTGTCCGAACCCTAACTGTGCAGCtacctctccccatcctcttgaGGAGGCTGCGCTTTTGTTGCTCCAATGTACTTTCCCATTCCTACTGTTTGCATCCTGACATCATAAAGCTCTCCTGCTCCGATACTAGGGTCAACAGTATCTTTGGGCTGTTTGTAATGATCTCCACCATGGGACTTGactttctcctcatcctcctctcctATGTGTTGATTCTGAGAACAGTGCTGAGGATGGCTTCCCACAGTGGCCGCCTCAAGGCTCTCAACACCTGCATCTCTCACCTATGTGCCGTGGTCCTCTTCTTCACACCCATGATCTGTCTGTCCATGCTGCACCGTTTTGGCCCGAGGCTTCCCTCACATGTCTATGTGACTCTAGCCAACATGCACTTCCTAATTCCTCCTGTGATGAACCCCATTGTCTATGTGGTAAAAACCAAGCAGATCCGAGACAAAATTAAGAAGCTGTTCattataaaaaaacaacaaaaaagctcaTGTCACATCTATAacataaattatgaaaatttatgtAATGTTAAACATGCCTGCCTACGCCAGGTGTCTgcacattttattgttattagttTGGAATTTCTGTGGGTCTCTTAA